The following nucleotide sequence is from Glycine max cultivar Williams 82 chromosome 9, Glycine_max_v4.0, whole genome shotgun sequence.
aaCACCATTTCATTGATAATGAATATCATACTTACATGCATCGTAGGCCAATTGGGTTTGTCTGGTCTTGGCATTTCTATCAATTGTTTTCCcttttacttatttgttttaGTAATAGCACTCTTTTCTATTCCTATTTTCATTCCTACTTTACTACTCCCACGTACAAATTGAGAGGTATTGAATAAGTGCAATAAAATCCCTGCGGAcacgacactcggacttccgagctTTACTACTTGTCACGatttggtgcacttgtcaaAGTCTTAACACACCTCCATTTCTATTTAAAACACAAGCAGAGCTTGTGTTGGCATGTGCAGCACTTCATAATTTTCTTCGCAAAGAATGTCGTTCTGATGAATTTCCAGTGGAACCTACTGACgagtcttcatcttcatcttcagtgTTACCAAATTACGAAGACAATGATCATGAACCCATTGTTCAAACACAAGAGCAGGAACGAGAAGATGCTAATATATGGAGGACTAATATAGGTTCAGATATGTGGAGAAATGCTAATAATTAGGCGAACATGAAGTGAGAAtcactttgttattatttttttaggcaataatgactttgttattaaaaggtttaaaatttctatcgtttttattttctttattcaaacattataatttatttatcatctttttcattcacttttgtaacttccgttatttttttgtttaaaatgtattaatctttcaaaatcttaaaaatccataaagtactttgaaatcttaaaaatctgtgttagaaatccattaaaatcttgGGTTAAGAATCCTGAttgtaaaaagtcttttaaaatcccacaaaatcaatacaatcccacataatcttttaaaatcttcaagattgtttttgtcaaaatattctctcaaaatcccaatccaatacacccccctattatcatataaaaattgtaaaagcTTAAGTATAAAGTGGGCTGATttgtttaaactaaaaaaacaattctaaagcactttttttaaaaatattttttaataagcaaataggatttgcttatgaaaataagtaaaaatcaatagaaagttacttattctattaaaataaatatttttataaaaaataagtttaaataaactcaTCTAATATGTGGATTTCTTTGGccgaatcaaaagaaaaaaagtgccaAGAGAAGTATAGAATTTTTTATCCACTATCCattttaatagaattttttatcCACTATCCATTTTAAAAGTTTagtctagattttttttatcccaccctagaacaaaaaaaagtttcttGTTATCACAATACTTATTAAGGAGGGGAAATGGAAATGAAAGAGTGAGAAAAATGggttcataataaaaataaaaataaaaaatactcttGATATAATTTTACTATATTACTATAttcacatttatattttaattaacaaggttatatttttttaatcaccaaAAACTaagttattttgttatatattaaattagaatatatattcttaaaagagttgtttaattttttaaatatttataataactattttttgttttgttttggttcATAAGATTATACCTGAATTtattgtatattatatatatatatatatatccccaATTGGCCGTTAAAGGGGTAGTAGTAGGGGGAGCgggatttgaaattcaaaaaaacAAGGAAGCCGTTGGAGATGGAGATGGAGAAGACGGGCGCAGGAGTAGCAGTGTTGTCGGCGAAGGAGGCATTCGAGAAGCTTGAGAAGGTCGGAGAAGGGACATACGGGAAGGTGTACAGGGCACGAGAGAAGGCCACCGGAAAGATCGTTGCTCTCAAGAAGACTCGCCTCCACGAGGACCAAGAAGGCGTCCCTCCCACCACTCTCCGCGAGGTTTCCATCTTGCGAATGCTCTCTCGCGATCCCCATGTCGTTAGGTTAATGGATGTGAAGCAAGGCCAGAACAAGGAAGGGAAGACAGTGCTCTACTTGGTGTTTGAGTACATGGACACCgatctcaagaaattcattcgCTCTTTCCGCCAAACCGGACAAAGCATTCCACCCCAAACTATCAAAGTAATACTAGTATATTTATGATTTCTCACAACTCTATCTATTCTATATACATTCAATTCTTGTGAATTTGTtcaatattcattcatttttgTGAATTTGGTTGCAGAGCTTGATGTATCAGCTTTGCAAGGGGATTGCTTTCTGCCACGGTCATGGGATCTTGCACAGGTAGTACTTAACCCTTAACCCTTGTTCCCTTTCATTTCCCTCACTCATGTATGTAACTATGTATGTATGTAcatattatgaaataatttgaatttttatttatttattaagggACTTGAAGCCTCACAATCTGTTGATGGACCGGAAAACAATGATGCTTAAAATTGCTGATCTTGGACTCGCTCGGGCATTTACTGTGCCAATTAAGAAATATACACACGAggtagataaaaaagaaaagaaaagtgagatATATAGCACCCTTTTGTTTTCCTCTGCCTTCGTTAATAATGCCTTTGTATTTTCAGATATTAACCCTGTGGTATAGAGCTCCTGAAGTCCTCTTGGGTGCTACCCATTACTCAATGGCAGTGGACATATGGTCCGTTGGCTGCATATTTGGTAAGGATAAACATCTTGTTTAACCAATCGCTATTTCATGTTTGTTACATGTGTTTAATAATGAATGTCATTTGTGTCTCAATTGCAGCCGAACTTGTCACCAAACAAGCTCTCTTTGCTGGTGATTCCGAGCTGCAACAACTCCTGCATATATTCaggtatatgtgtgtgtatgtattgtgtgtgtgtgtgtgtcactTGTTTAGTTTGCTTTTGTTTATAATTGTACTACCCTGATTGTTTATGCAGGCTATTAGGTACTCCAAATGAAGAGGTGTGGCCAGGGGTGAGTAAACTAAAGGACTGGCATGAATACCCCCAATGGAACCCTAAAAGTCTGTCAACGGCTGTTCCAGGTTTGGATGAGCTTGGACTtgatttgctatccgtaagttGCTGCTCTTTAACTAACTCTTTCTAGTAGTGGTTCCTgttgattttttgtttcattatatttttctcttcttttcagcaAATGTTGGAATATGAGCCTTCCAAGAGGATTTCTGCAAAGAAAGCAATGGAACATGCTTACTTCAATGACCTGGACAAGGGGCATCTTTAGAAAGACAAATTATTGATCTATGCTTCTCTTGAGCGTGTATCGTTTTAAGACAATAGACTTTTGCTGTTTAACTTTTCATATTTGTGGAATCATGGAGTGATTGATTGCCCTTGGGATTTATGGTCACTTCTGTCTTTTCTAGTCATTCTAATGAGTAATGAAAATATCAAGGTGTTTTCATGCTATTAATGAAATCCATTCCTTTTTTCTTGTGAACTCCCTTGTCTGGAAATTGCCACTATTATTCTCATTGAAATAGAGTTGTATGgtcatttaaaataagaaattcaaaattgaCTATGAACACTTAAAAGAGGGAGGAGAAACAGAACCAAAGTGTTGTAGACAGTttgctttttttatttggtttatcaGTAGTCTGTTATATGACTCCTGTTAGCCATTCAAAACATGGATCAGTTATTGCaactagttattttttatcaattagtattttttaagcAAACAATAGTTTTTTGGAATTCAAATGTTGCATTGTCTTAAAATTCTTATGACATTGTTCTATTTCAACAAGTTTCAATCGTTCACTCACATGAGACAAATAGCACTTACAAAATCTACTTTAAGCAAACAATAGTTTTTTGGAATTCAATAGTTTTttgtatgactttttttttacttgttttcactttttattttattatatcaattcaattttatgtttgaaaaagaaaatgttcaAATTCTCCTTGTGAAGATCCGATTTGTGCTCAGAGAGTCAAGTACATGCTTCTGTAGTGAACATTCTCTACACAAATATCTGGTCTCTTGGAAGTACTAGTACCACTTCTTTCATTCAATAGCACTTTTAATATGTTCTAAACATATCCAGaaactaaatttgaaattaggactagtaaaaaaatgttcttttcagttttcaatataaaaataaataaataaagatcatttcaaagtttttgttttttaatcccTTTCTATACATGTTTTGAAAGTTCTGATTTCTAAAGTATCTATCCTTTGAAGAGAACCGATAGTTGGATAAGTACATACCTAGGGAATGCCAGCATGACATGGAAAAAGCATACAATTCCTCATCTGGTGGTTCAAACTCTGGTTGAGAGTCCCAGGGGGTAAAAAATGCTGCATCGCATGCTTGTTGGTGCTGCTCCTGAGCAGCGGAAAGAGATACTTGGGTAGCATATTTACATGCTAGTTCTGAAACTAAAGACATAATATGTTATTGTGGTTAATCTAATTATCGAAATGTAAAGATGTTCAAAATAGATTTTTTCtgtcaacaaattttttttcatacgTACAATCAAGAAATTGAACcctattaacaaatttaaaaaatccaaCCATCTACCAACTTTTTTAGAAtgtcattaatttaaatattagtgTATAAAACAGCTTAAAATTTTCTGaactttttaagataaaaaagtgacatcttttatttgataaaaaatccccacagataaaaaaaaaaaaaaaaactcaagagaTGGTGTTTATTAAATAAAGTCTTTCCTAACGTAATTATtccattatttaaattcttgaAGTTATAGGTATAGTTTGCTTGAATGTGCAGGGATGGTTGTAGAATATTTTTTCCTTCGAAATTAATCAAAGCTCAACATACACTAATCTCATTGTGGTAACTAATTTTGGGagaggaaataaataaattgaataaaaaaaattagactaattaatttatactaCAATTTCTTtagattgttaattaaaaaattattattggtatgacttaagttaattattatcaaggaatttatcatatataattactGAGTAAAATTAGTTTACATGGATAGTAAACattctattttttctatattaaaataaatataattattataaatcacatggacatttttcttttacaattcCAATGGGATcacatctttctttttttaaatttcaaaaatttccaATTGTATCATGTGGACTTACATAATGAGTgtgcttttctaaatttaaaaaaataactttaaaataaatgtttttatataagtattttcttaaaaagacagataagatttatttttaaaataagtgaaaaatgattttttttaaagcaaaaacaagtacactaaaaaaattatttattttattaaaataaacacttatttcaataaataaatttaaacaaattgattaatattttattaaattactaCAGTCCATGAATCCATTTTTGGACACTAGGCAAGGAATCCACGGGAGACAAAAGCTTAAACCAAATATTTACAACAAGCAATAGGAGAACAATTATTCACACtacctaattttaaaattctaaggAAAGGACCAAAATAACCCGTGTGCAGTTTCCTTCACttgcttcctcttcctcttcagtCTTCCCCTCCTTCCTTTGCCTGGTTTCCCTCAACGACGCACACGACGGGGATGACGGTGCTTTCCCTCCACAAGTCTGTTCTTCAACACCTCTTCCTCAGTGGTGTCGTCACAAAAAAAGAATCCTCCTTCCCTTCGTGTTGCGCCGTACCAACGTCGTTGTTGGAGAGGATCTTGTCGACATCTAAGGTGTGGTGGTGGTCCAGGAGGGTCTCGCACTCTTAGAGGACCTTCTGGGCAGAGATCAAATCCAACACCATCTCGCTTAACCAGATTGGCGTTGCGTCACACCAACCACATCGCCCCACCATATCTGTGTTGAGCCACCGTGCCTTCAAGATCCGAGCAACACCGCACACCCCTTGCCCCGTTGAGACTACGCACCCGATATGTTTCTCATTGTTAGATTTTGTTGTTGAATCTGTGTTACTATTAATGGGTTGGGGATGTTGTGTCAGGGTGGTTGGTGATGTTGGGCTAACAATGGAAATACGATTATGTTGTCGAACAATGTGCAACTCGTATTTTTGTTGCACAAAtgagatgaaaaaataataaaaatacgaTTGCATTATATAATGTATAATGAAATCATATTctcattgttttatttttttttcatccacacTTAACAATGGAATCACgaatttgttatttaaatacAAGTGAACAAAAATAACAGAAATATGATTCTATTGAAAACTTATACAACATAATCATGTTTTCATTGTCCTTTGTTTTTTCATTCCATATTggcaacaaaaataatatttcattatgTTTTTGTCATAAAAGTACATTTTTTGGGATATTGTTAAAGAACACGTGAATCATATTAATAGCAATTTGGACAGTGCTAATAGCAACTCCCTGCAATAATGATTGTATAGAAACCAAAATTTTGCGACTTCCTTATCAGTACTCTACAGACTTTGGGAACAACTCGTCTACACATTTTTTGGCGTGGCATGTTCCACCTCTGGTTGTAATATAGCAAGGCATCATGAGTAGGCGTCATAGTGGCTTgaagtaagtttaatatatCATCCAGTGTTCTACCAATGGTACTTAATAACTCAATCGGGCCAACACACGTgcattgatcattacacattaacattgtgttaacatcatcatttttcaattgcatagATTGAAAGCCAAATTAGTTACCTACATCTGCAAATGATTGCtggtagtaaatttcatccaaatattgATCGTCGATTAGTTGAAGAGTATTGTGCATTCTGCTTTTTAGCGTTTCAAAACCACAATCATTAGGTACTCAAATGGGTATCAGAGTGGAACTTTGGAAATAAACACCAGATTTGTTGTGAATAAT
It contains:
- the LOC100799839 gene encoding cyclin-dependent kinase B2-2, which gives rise to MEMEKTGAGVAVLSAKEAFEKLEKVGEGTYGKVYRAREKATGKIVALKKTRLHEDQEGVPPTTLREVSILRMLSRDPHVVRLMDVKQGQNKEGKTVLYLVFEYMDTDLKKFIRSFRQTGQSIPPQTIKSLMYQLCKGIAFCHGHGILHRDLKPHNLLMDRKTMMLKIADLGLARAFTVPIKKYTHEILTLWYRAPEVLLGATHYSMAVDIWSVGCIFAELVTKQALFAGDSELQQLLHIFRLLGTPNEEVWPGVSKLKDWHEYPQWNPKSLSTAVPGLDELGLDLLSQMLEYEPSKRISAKKAMEHAYFNDLDKGHL